From the genome of Hymenobacter cellulosilyticus, one region includes:
- a CDS encoding GNAT family N-acetyltransferase, whose amino-acid sequence MPGWYTPCAAMDSLTTPRLLLRPMQPDDAPGILALDSDPEVLRYLPNQLISTLAEAAATVDYVRQQYEQNGIGRWAVVRQDTGEFVGWCGIKLVNDHVINGRTNYYDIGYRLLQRHWGQGFASEAAQASFRYAFEVLQLPEIHATAMHGNHASRRILERLGMTEQEEFVMDEAAWYWYTAVNSL is encoded by the coding sequence TTGCCGGGCTGGTATACGCCGTGCGCCGCCATGGATAGCCTGACCACCCCGCGCCTGCTGCTGCGCCCCATGCAGCCCGACGATGCGCCGGGCATCCTGGCCCTCGACTCCGATCCGGAAGTGCTGCGTTACCTGCCCAATCAACTCATTAGCACCTTGGCGGAGGCCGCTGCTACGGTGGATTACGTCCGGCAGCAATACGAGCAAAACGGTATCGGCCGCTGGGCGGTGGTGCGCCAGGATACCGGGGAATTTGTTGGCTGGTGCGGTATCAAGCTGGTCAATGACCACGTCATCAACGGGCGCACCAACTACTACGATATCGGTTACCGCTTGCTTCAACGGCACTGGGGCCAAGGGTTCGCCTCGGAAGCGGCCCAGGCCAGCTTCCGCTATGCCTTCGAGGTGCTGCAGCTCCCGGAAATCCACGCCACGGCCATGCATGGCAACCACGCCTCCCGTCGGATTTTGGAGCGGCTGGGAATGACAGAGCAAGAGGAGTTTGTGATGGACGAGGCTGCCTGGTACTGGTATACTGCTGTGAACTCACTTTGA
- a CDS encoding TonB-dependent receptor domain-containing protein produces MTVDANDNLALRGRQGLLVMIDGKRQPMTGAELADYLRALPADQLKSIELITSPPAKYDAQGSAGIIDIKLKKDQRVGTNGSGNISYGRGQFGRFSTSASGNHRQPGLNLFASTTYTRRSNFGMRNTFRRFYETRDGQPVLVSTADQRNNQTGSDHFLIWRAGADVDLSKNTILGGVVTGFAVPNPRPGGSSNNVSYFYDGAGQLTDYYTAQGTGQGYNPNITANLNLKHVFANAKAGKPELTADLDYARYYTHRLQSLTTFYELSGRPETLLNGDQTGELIIQAAKADYTRTLSANTTMEAGVKASRVFSDNDLLFLNTVEGVTTVDQGRSNRFRYDELISAAYLNLSHKMGALNLQAGLRGEQTHATGQQVVAADNFRRDYYQLFPTASVKYTAGPAHEWTAALSRRINRPSYRQLNPFRFVIDPTTSGSGNPNLRPETSYNLELSHTFKQKFTTALSYSLTTDPITDVAQPENATSTLSRYVNLDRQHYTSLTLTAPLTPAKWWTVYNNAVFFYIHYQGELAGTALNRGQGAFNLSSNSTFTFGKGWGAELSGNYYSRQRVGFFVFQDYGQVNLGVQKALWDRKATLRLAANDIFLTTPLRAQSNYNNYQEDLYLRRDTRVATLSLSWRLGNDKLTSTNRRSGAEDEKRRAQ; encoded by the coding sequence GTGACGGTAGATGCTAACGACAACCTGGCCTTGCGCGGGCGGCAAGGGCTGCTGGTGATGATAGATGGCAAGCGCCAGCCCATGACCGGGGCCGAGCTGGCCGACTACCTGCGCGCCCTGCCCGCCGACCAACTCAAAAGCATTGAGCTTATTACGAGTCCGCCGGCCAAGTACGACGCCCAGGGCAGCGCGGGCATTATCGACATCAAGCTTAAGAAAGACCAGCGAGTGGGCACCAACGGCAGCGGCAACATCAGCTACGGCCGCGGGCAGTTCGGCCGGTTTTCGACCAGTGCTTCGGGCAACCACCGCCAGCCGGGCCTCAACCTGTTTGCCTCCACGACCTACACCCGGCGCAGCAACTTCGGTATGCGCAACACCTTCCGGCGCTTCTACGAAACCCGTGACGGGCAGCCGGTGCTGGTCAGCACCGCCGACCAGCGCAACAACCAGACGGGCAGTGACCATTTCCTGATCTGGCGGGCGGGAGCCGACGTGGACTTGTCCAAAAACACGATTCTGGGCGGCGTCGTGACCGGCTTTGCGGTACCCAACCCAAGGCCTGGCGGGAGCAGCAACAACGTGAGCTACTTCTACGACGGGGCCGGGCAGCTAACCGACTACTACACGGCCCAGGGCACGGGCCAGGGCTATAATCCCAATATCACGGCCAATCTGAACCTCAAGCACGTCTTTGCCAATGCCAAAGCCGGCAAGCCCGAGCTGACGGCCGACCTCGACTACGCCCGCTACTACACCCACCGCCTGCAGAGCCTGACCACGTTCTACGAGCTGTCGGGCCGGCCCGAAACCCTGCTCAACGGCGACCAGACCGGGGAACTGATTATTCAGGCCGCCAAAGCTGATTACACCCGGACGCTGAGCGCAAACACGACCATGGAGGCCGGGGTCAAAGCCAGCCGGGTGTTTTCCGACAACGACCTGCTGTTTCTCAATACCGTGGAGGGCGTCACGACGGTAGACCAGGGCCGTAGTAACCGCTTCCGCTACGACGAGCTGATTTCGGCGGCTTACCTGAATCTGAGTCACAAAATGGGGGCGCTGAACCTGCAGGCGGGCCTGCGCGGCGAGCAAACCCACGCCACCGGCCAGCAGGTGGTGGCAGCCGACAACTTCCGCCGCGACTATTACCAGCTCTTTCCCACGGCTTCGGTGAAGTATACTGCCGGCCCGGCCCACGAGTGGACGGCGGCCCTGAGCCGGCGCATCAACCGGCCCTCGTACCGGCAGCTCAACCCGTTTCGCTTCGTCATTGACCCCACCACGTCGGGCTCGGGCAACCCCAACCTGCGGCCCGAAACCAGCTACAACCTGGAGCTGAGCCATACCTTCAAGCAGAAATTTACCACGGCCCTGAGCTACAGCCTCACCACCGACCCCATTACCGACGTGGCCCAGCCCGAAAACGCCACGTCGACCCTATCGAGGTATGTGAACCTGGACCGCCAGCACTACACCTCCCTGACCCTGACGGCCCCGCTGACACCGGCCAAGTGGTGGACTGTGTACAACAACGCGGTGTTTTTCTACATTCACTACCAGGGCGAACTGGCCGGTACCGCGCTGAACCGCGGGCAGGGTGCCTTCAATCTGAGCAGCAACAGCACCTTCACGTTTGGCAAAGGCTGGGGCGCCGAGCTGAGCGGCAATTACTACTCCCGGCAGCGCGTGGGCTTCTTTGTCTTCCAGGATTACGGGCAGGTGAACCTGGGCGTGCAAAAGGCGCTCTGGGACCGGAAAGCCACCCTGCGCCTGGCCGCCAACGACATTTTCCTGACTACCCCGCTGCGGGCTCAGTCAAACTACAACAACTACCAGGAAGACCTATACCTGCGCCGCGACACCCGGGTAGCTACGTTGTCCTTGAGCTGGCGCCTGGGCAACGACAAGCTAACCTCCACGAACCGCCGCTCCGGGGCCGAGGACGAGAAGCGCCGGGCTCAGTAA
- a CDS encoding VOC family protein — translation MQFDSIRVITNDVPRLVQFYEQISGLPVRQYTEDFAELQTPTATLAIGSTRTLQFGGQHVARAAHNSSAILEFRVADVDADYQRLASVLGEAVVQPPRPCPGATVPCSSSTRTATWSTSMLPSRPRPGSATTAKRNPAGPLINGMTAARQRPAEPLQRT, via the coding sequence ATGCAATTTGACTCTATCCGCGTAATTACCAACGACGTGCCGCGCCTGGTGCAGTTCTACGAGCAGATCAGCGGCCTGCCCGTGCGGCAGTACACCGAAGACTTTGCCGAGCTACAAACGCCCACGGCCACGCTGGCCATCGGCAGCACGCGCACCTTGCAGTTTGGCGGGCAGCACGTGGCCCGGGCCGCCCACAACTCCTCGGCCATCCTGGAATTCCGCGTTGCCGACGTGGATGCCGACTACCAGCGCCTGGCGTCCGTGCTCGGCGAGGCCGTGGTGCAGCCCCCACGACCATGCCCTGGGGCAACCGTTCCCTGCTCTTCCTCGACCCGGACGGCAACCTGGTCAACTTCTATGCTCCCGTCACGCCCGAGGCCCGGCAGCGCTACGACGGCTAAGCGCAACCCGGCCGGGCCGCTGATAAACGGTATGACGGCCGCCCGACAAAGGCCCGCCGAACCACTACAGCGTACTTAG
- a CDS encoding cellulase family glycosylhydrolase, with amino-acid sequence MKFTLLLPLLTFASVTLAQNGPVKVEVKQANGRYELLRAGKPYFINGAGGGQFPERVKAYGGNSIRTWSTDNADKVLAEAQKNGLTVMVGLDVARERHGFDYNNAEAVAQQLQKVKAEVLKYKDNPAVLFWGIGNELNLEYTNPKVWDAVQQIAQMIHEVDPNHPTSTVLAGLNQKEADYIKAKCPAVDILSINTYAGLAEIPQQVRKTGWTGPYVVAEWGPTGHWESPVTPWKASVEETSSQKAAVYQSRYEASVAKDKTQCLGTYVFLWGQKQERTPTWYGIFTEDGKESEVVDVMQYLWSGKWPQNRAPHLAAFTLNGKKSTDNVYVQPGQSVPVVATVSDPDKDPLTYRYELLPESTDLKSGGDRESRPTAIPGLVPAEGKGKTTLKAPTKEGAYRLFVYAYDGKDNVATANIPFYVKGK; translated from the coding sequence ATGAAATTTACCCTACTGCTACCCCTCCTCACCTTTGCTTCAGTTACATTAGCCCAAAACGGCCCCGTCAAGGTCGAAGTAAAGCAGGCCAATGGCCGCTACGAGCTGCTGCGTGCCGGCAAGCCCTACTTTATCAATGGCGCGGGCGGCGGGCAGTTTCCCGAGCGGGTGAAAGCCTACGGCGGCAACTCCATCCGCACCTGGAGCACCGACAATGCCGATAAAGTGCTGGCCGAAGCCCAGAAGAACGGTCTGACGGTAATGGTGGGCCTGGACGTGGCCCGGGAGCGGCACGGCTTCGACTACAACAACGCCGAAGCCGTAGCCCAGCAGCTGCAGAAAGTGAAAGCCGAGGTGCTCAAGTACAAGGACAATCCGGCGGTGCTGTTCTGGGGCATCGGCAACGAGCTGAACCTGGAATACACCAACCCCAAGGTCTGGGACGCGGTGCAGCAGATTGCCCAGATGATTCACGAAGTCGACCCCAACCACCCCACCAGCACCGTGCTGGCCGGCCTCAACCAGAAGGAAGCCGACTACATCAAGGCCAAGTGCCCGGCCGTAGATATTCTGAGCATCAACACCTACGCCGGCCTGGCCGAAATTCCGCAGCAGGTGCGCAAAACCGGCTGGACCGGCCCCTACGTGGTAGCTGAGTGGGGCCCGACCGGGCACTGGGAAAGCCCCGTGACGCCCTGGAAAGCCTCGGTAGAGGAAACCAGCAGCCAGAAAGCCGCCGTGTACCAGAGCCGCTACGAGGCCTCTGTGGCCAAAGACAAAACCCAGTGCCTGGGCACCTACGTGTTCTTGTGGGGCCAGAAGCAGGAACGCACGCCCACCTGGTACGGCATCTTCACCGAGGACGGCAAGGAGTCGGAAGTGGTGGACGTGATGCAGTACCTATGGAGCGGCAAGTGGCCCCAGAACCGGGCTCCGCACCTGGCTGCCTTTACGCTAAACGGCAAAAAATCTACCGACAACGTGTATGTGCAGCCCGGCCAGAGCGTGCCCGTCGTTGCCACCGTTTCGGACCCCGACAAAGACCCGCTCACCTACCGCTACGAGCTGCTGCCCGAAAGCACCGACCTGAAAAGCGGCGGCGACCGGGAAAGCCGCCCCACTGCCATTCCCGGCCTGGTACCGGCTGAGGGCAAAGGCAAAACGACACTAAAAGCACCGACCAAAGAAGGCGCCTACCGGCTGTTTGTGTATGCTTATGACGGCAAGGACAACGTGGCTACGGCCAATATTCCGTTCTACGTGAAGGGGAAGTAA
- the greA gene encoding transcription elongation factor GreA, which translates to MASVNYYTPEGLQKLKDELQDLKIRGRAKAAEDLREARDKGDLSENAEYDAAKEAQGLLELKISKLEEIVGNARVIDDTNMDVTKVLILSKVKLKNLKNNMVLDYLLVAEEEANLAAGKISVKSPIGKGLLGKSAGDTAEITVPAGKLQFQILEVSR; encoded by the coding sequence ATGGCTTCCGTTAATTACTATACTCCTGAAGGCCTGCAGAAACTCAAAGACGAGCTGCAGGACCTCAAAATCCGCGGCCGGGCCAAAGCAGCTGAGGACCTGCGCGAAGCCCGCGACAAAGGTGACCTGAGCGAAAATGCCGAGTACGATGCGGCCAAAGAAGCACAGGGCCTGCTGGAACTGAAAATCTCCAAGCTGGAAGAAATCGTCGGCAACGCCCGCGTTATCGACGACACCAACATGGACGTGACCAAGGTATTGATCCTGAGCAAGGTAAAGCTCAAGAACCTGAAGAATAACATGGTGCTCGACTACCTGCTGGTGGCCGAGGAAGAAGCCAACCTGGCCGCCGGCAAGATTTCGGTGAAGTCGCCCATTGGCAAAGGCCTGCTGGGCAAGTCGGCCGGCGACACGGCCGAAATCACCGTGCCCGCCGGAAAGCTGCAGTTCCAGATTCTGGAAGTAAGCCGGTAG
- a CDS encoding DUF5713 family protein → MAQQQAQLQNQAARQYSFLAEMSQDDYFPHPLVDKGKAILVQLCFDIEQQQPKSLEELYALTHAAAEQFNDLQEEFWEADSEIETAARDCIGNDFDFVATAYGFEAADPEELIATRDW, encoded by the coding sequence ATGGCTCAGCAGCAAGCTCAGCTTCAAAATCAAGCCGCCCGACAGTATTCCTTCCTGGCGGAGATGTCCCAGGACGACTACTTCCCCCATCCCCTGGTCGACAAGGGCAAAGCCATCCTGGTGCAGCTGTGCTTCGACATCGAGCAGCAGCAGCCCAAGAGTCTGGAAGAGCTCTACGCCCTGACCCACGCCGCCGCCGAGCAGTTCAACGACCTGCAGGAGGAATTTTGGGAAGCCGACAGCGAAATAGAAACCGCCGCCCGTGACTGTATCGGCAACGACTTTGACTTTGTAGCCACAGCGTATGGCTTTGAGGCGGCAGACCCGGAAGAGCTGATAGCCACCCGCGACTGGTGA
- a CDS encoding 3-keto-disaccharide hydrolase: protein MQEGEPVLRISGEIYGCVFTKQDFTNYDLKLKVKWGEKKWVPRIDEPRDSGILYNSQGECGVDYWHSWMLSQEFQVSEHQKGNAMGDFWCIANSSADIRASFDATKDTLKFNPTAAPVTMGKGGKGFCQAAANYELPNGQWNELELIHVNGKSIHLVNGHVVLAVDNSSFVVNGQRQPLTHGKIQLQSEAAEVYYKGIMIKPLDAMPKQYAQYFK from the coding sequence ATGCAGGAAGGGGAGCCGGTGCTGCGCATCAGCGGCGAGATTTACGGCTGCGTCTTCACCAAGCAGGACTTCACCAACTACGACCTGAAGCTGAAAGTGAAATGGGGCGAGAAGAAGTGGGTGCCCCGTATCGATGAGCCCCGCGACAGTGGCATTCTCTACAACAGCCAGGGCGAGTGCGGCGTCGACTACTGGCACAGCTGGATGCTAAGCCAGGAATTCCAGGTTTCGGAGCACCAAAAAGGCAACGCCATGGGCGACTTCTGGTGCATTGCCAACTCCTCGGCCGACATCCGCGCCTCCTTTGACGCAACCAAAGACACGCTCAAGTTTAACCCTACCGCCGCCCCGGTCACAATGGGCAAGGGCGGCAAGGGTTTCTGCCAGGCGGCGGCTAACTACGAGCTGCCCAACGGGCAGTGGAACGAGCTGGAGCTTATCCACGTGAACGGCAAGAGCATTCACCTGGTTAACGGCCACGTGGTGCTGGCCGTGGACAACTCTTCCTTCGTGGTAAACGGGCAGCGTCAGCCCCTGACCCACGGCAAGATTCAGCTGCAAAGCGAGGCCGCGGAAGTATATTACAAGGGCATCATGATCAAGCCCCTGGATGCCATGCCGAAGCAGTACGCCCAGTATTTCAAGTAG
- a CDS encoding HIT family protein has product MPSIFSRIVSGELPAYKVAEDEHHLAFLDITPLVEGHTLVIPKREVDYIFDMAPRNWPPCTSLPSAWPRA; this is encoded by the coding sequence ATGCCCTCGATTTTCTCCCGCATCGTTTCGGGCGAGCTGCCCGCTTATAAAGTTGCCGAGGACGAGCACCACCTGGCTTTTCTCGACATCACGCCCCTGGTAGAAGGCCACACGCTGGTCATTCCCAAGCGTGAAGTCGACTACATCTTCGACATGGCCCCGAGGAACTGGCCGCCCTGCACCAGTTTGCCCAGCGCGTGGCCAAGGGCGTGA
- a CDS encoding carboxypeptidase-like regulatory domain-containing protein: MKNNFYSTVSGLAFGFAAGLLPSAATAQTASTATGRVQTEAGAPIDYATVTLHRAADSMLVKTEFSDAKGEYRFEQLAAGKYRVSAAQVGYNRAWSAAFELPGSGVVAAITLRVNSATQLKEVQVVGQKPLFERQADRTIVNVEGSTLAVGNSTLEVLSRARA, translated from the coding sequence GTGAAAAACAACTTCTACTCAACTGTGTCTGGCCTGGCATTCGGCTTTGCCGCGGGGCTGCTGCCATCGGCTGCTACGGCGCAAACTGCCAGCACCGCCACGGGCCGGGTGCAGACTGAAGCCGGCGCGCCTATTGACTACGCCACCGTCACGCTGCACCGGGCTGCGGATTCCATGCTGGTCAAAACCGAATTTAGCGACGCGAAAGGGGAGTACCGGTTTGAGCAGCTGGCCGCGGGCAAGTACCGGGTGTCGGCGGCGCAGGTGGGCTACAACCGCGCCTGGAGCGCCGCCTTTGAGCTGCCCGGTAGCGGCGTGGTTGCGGCCATAACCCTGCGCGTCAACTCCGCCACCCAGCTTAAGGAAGTGCAGGTGGTGGGGCAGAAGCCGCTGTTTGAGCGCCAGGCCGACCGTACTATTGTCAACGTGGAAGGCTCGACGCTGGCCGTGGGCAACTCCACGCTGGAAGTGCTGAGCCGGGCCCGGGCGTGA
- a CDS encoding nuclease A inhibitor family protein, translating to MAKGVKEAVPCKRIGVAVIGLEVPHAHIHLIPMTRVSDMNFANPKIKVDERRMNELAAAISAQVPAAGKGGQAAAVVKPLASKAERETTEATDAPAARAASDATDPTSQQLQNLTQGLQFVSESEAPLEVVSYEAPGGALTEAALLKITGQPASASVETVDLMHFLRNHTADDGVLGDPELANRYKALQMFLKQELEETKVYRVGTGPQVQAYALGRTTDGKLAGFKTVLTET from the coding sequence GTGGCCAAGGGCGTGAAGGAAGCCGTGCCCTGCAAGCGGATCGGGGTGGCCGTTATCGGCTTGGAAGTGCCCCACGCCCACATCCACCTGATTCCGATGACGCGGGTGTCGGACATGAACTTTGCCAACCCCAAAATCAAGGTGGACGAGCGGCGCATGAACGAGCTGGCCGCCGCCATCAGCGCCCAGGTGCCCGCCGCCGGCAAAGGGGGCCAAGCGGCGGCCGTAGTAAAGCCCCTGGCCAGCAAAGCCGAGCGGGAAACCACCGAAGCCACCGATGCGCCTGCCGCCCGTGCTGCCAGCGACGCTACCGACCCCACTTCCCAGCAGCTGCAGAATCTAACCCAGGGGCTGCAGTTTGTAAGTGAATCCGAAGCGCCGCTGGAGGTAGTCAGCTACGAGGCACCCGGTGGAGCCCTGACGGAGGCCGCTCTGCTCAAGATTACGGGCCAGCCGGCCTCTGCCAGCGTTGAAACCGTGGACCTGATGCACTTTCTGCGCAACCACACGGCCGATGACGGCGTGCTTGGGGACCCGGAGCTGGCTAACCGCTACAAAGCCCTGCAGATGTTTCTGAAGCAGGAGCTGGAAGAAACCAAGGTGTACCGCGTGGGCACGGGCCCCCAGGTGCAGGCCTACGCCCTGGGCCGCACCACCGACGGCAAGCTGGCCGGTTTCAAGACCGTGCTGACCGAGACCTAA
- a CDS encoding helix-turn-helix transcriptional regulator: MNRIDRLFGITTLLQAKKYVLAEQLAEQFGISVRTVYRDIKALGEQGIPVSFEPHKGYFLVQGYFLPPVSFTPEEANAMVLLETIAGTLADASIQAQYTAALTKVKAALRERERDRLEQFTSRIKMHLPEYFRGPADYLATLQSALADRRVIEMEYCDKSGQSSRRPVEPIGLAFYNLAWHLIGWCQLREDYRDFKVARIRQLTATTRLFTKTDHLLLTEYIAGLNLPYVP, encoded by the coding sequence ATGAACCGTATTGACCGCCTGTTTGGCATTACCACCCTGTTGCAGGCGAAGAAATACGTTTTGGCCGAGCAGCTAGCCGAGCAATTTGGTATCAGTGTGCGCACGGTGTACCGCGACATTAAAGCTCTGGGCGAGCAGGGCATTCCGGTGAGCTTCGAGCCGCACAAGGGGTATTTTCTGGTGCAGGGCTACTTCCTGCCCCCAGTGTCCTTTACTCCGGAAGAAGCCAACGCTATGGTGTTGCTCGAAACTATAGCTGGTACCCTGGCCGACGCCTCCATTCAGGCCCAGTACACGGCCGCCCTGACCAAGGTGAAAGCTGCCCTGCGGGAGCGGGAACGGGACCGGCTCGAGCAGTTTACCAGCCGCATCAAAATGCACCTGCCCGAGTACTTCCGGGGCCCGGCCGACTACCTAGCCACCTTGCAGTCGGCGCTGGCCGACCGGCGGGTGATTGAAATGGAATACTGCGACAAAAGCGGGCAGAGTAGCCGGCGCCCGGTGGAGCCCATCGGGCTGGCGTTTTATAACCTGGCCTGGCACCTGATTGGCTGGTGCCAGCTGCGGGAGGACTACCGCGACTTTAAAGTGGCCCGCATCCGGCAGCTTACGGCCACCACCCGGCTCTTTACCAAGACCGACCACCTCTTGCTGACCGAGTACATTGCGGGCCTGAACCTGCCCTATGTGCCGTAA
- a CDS encoding acyltransferase family protein — MESTQVRTAAPTPTLSTKPHYAILDGLRGVAALTVVAFHLCESHATSHLDQVINHGYLAVDFFFLLSGFVIGYAYDDRWSRLTLKEFFRIRLIRLQPMVVLGMIIGALCFYFQASPVWPGIAAVPVWKTLLVMLVGFTLLPLPVSMDIRGWHEMHPLNGPGWSLFYEYVANLLYALGVRKFSNTALGILVALAAAALIHLAVTSPAGDVIGGWSLDPEQLRVGFSRVMYPFFAGLLLSRVAPLARLKSAFLLCSLLLLLVLAFPRVGGPEHLWLNGLYDSLSIVVLFPLIVWLGASGQIAGEKSSRLCKFLGDISYPIYMTHFPLIYIYTGWVGTHKPTLAQAVPVALLTFGAAVVLAYVSLKFYDEPVRRWLKKRLA, encoded by the coding sequence ATGGAATCTACCCAAGTACGTACGGCCGCGCCTACCCCTACGCTCAGCACCAAGCCGCACTACGCCATCCTCGACGGCCTGCGGGGCGTGGCGGCCCTGACGGTGGTGGCGTTTCACCTCTGCGAGTCGCACGCGACCAGCCACCTCGACCAGGTCATCAACCACGGTTACCTGGCCGTCGACTTCTTCTTCCTGCTCTCGGGCTTCGTCATTGGCTATGCCTACGACGACCGGTGGAGCCGGCTTACGCTCAAAGAATTTTTCCGCATCCGCCTGATCCGCCTGCAGCCGATGGTGGTGCTGGGCATGATCATCGGGGCCCTCTGCTTTTACTTTCAGGCCTCGCCGGTGTGGCCGGGCATTGCCGCGGTGCCCGTCTGGAAAACGCTGCTAGTGATGCTGGTGGGCTTTACCCTGCTGCCCCTGCCCGTGTCGATGGATATTCGGGGCTGGCACGAGATGCACCCGCTGAATGGGCCGGGCTGGTCGCTGTTCTACGAATATGTGGCCAACCTGCTCTATGCTCTGGGCGTGCGCAAGTTCTCCAATACGGCCCTGGGTATCTTGGTGGCCCTGGCCGCAGCGGCCCTGATTCACCTGGCCGTCACCAGTCCGGCCGGCGACGTCATCGGGGGCTGGTCGTTGGACCCCGAGCAGCTGCGGGTTGGGTTTAGCCGGGTCATGTACCCGTTCTTTGCTGGCCTTCTCCTCTCCCGGGTGGCCCCGCTGGCCCGGTTGAAGTCGGCCTTTCTGCTTTGCAGCCTGCTCTTGCTGCTGGTGCTGGCCTTCCCCCGGGTGGGCGGCCCCGAGCACCTCTGGCTCAACGGCCTCTACGACTCGCTCAGCATCGTGGTCCTGTTTCCCCTGATTGTGTGGCTGGGCGCCAGCGGGCAGATAGCCGGGGAAAAATCGTCCCGCCTGTGCAAGTTCCTGGGCGACATCTCCTACCCTATCTACATGACCCACTTCCCGCTGATCTATATCTACACCGGCTGGGTGGGCACGCACAAGCCGACGCTGGCCCAGGCCGTGCCGGTAGCCCTGCTCACGTTCGGGGCGGCCGTGGTGCTGGCGTATGTCAGCTTGAAGTTCTACGACGAGCCCGTACGGCGCTGGCTGAAAAAGCGGCTGGCCTAG
- a CDS encoding slipin family protein: MSLYSVLLFLVVFLLLGLRIAQEYERAIVFRLGRFVGTRGPGLYWIIPFIERQQTIDIRTKTVDLEQQETITKDSVTIKVNAVLWFRVVDPAGAIIKVANFNQAVYQLSVTALRNIIGQHQLDEVLKERQQINATLQGLVDAATEAWGVKIEMVEIKDVEIPESMQRAMAREAEAIREKRARIIKAEAELEASIKLTQGARQMEESPIALELRRLQMLSEIGIDNNTTTIVMVPSEFTQAAKSLTQLAGKA; the protein is encoded by the coding sequence ATGTCACTCTATTCAGTTCTTCTCTTTCTCGTCGTTTTTCTGTTGCTGGGTTTGCGCATCGCCCAGGAATACGAGCGGGCCATTGTCTTTCGCCTCGGTCGGTTTGTGGGCACCCGCGGGCCCGGGCTCTACTGGATTATCCCGTTTATCGAGCGGCAGCAAACCATCGACATCCGCACCAAAACCGTGGACCTGGAGCAGCAGGAAACCATTACCAAGGACTCGGTAACCATCAAAGTGAATGCGGTGCTCTGGTTTCGGGTGGTAGACCCGGCCGGGGCTATTATCAAGGTTGCCAACTTCAACCAGGCCGTGTATCAGCTTTCCGTCACGGCGTTGCGCAACATCATCGGGCAGCACCAATTGGACGAGGTACTTAAGGAACGGCAGCAAATCAACGCTACGCTGCAGGGCCTGGTGGATGCCGCTACCGAAGCCTGGGGCGTCAAGATTGAAATGGTCGAAATCAAGGACGTGGAAATTCCCGAATCCATGCAGCGGGCCATGGCCCGGGAAGCTGAGGCCATCCGTGAAAAGCGGGCCCGCATCATCAAGGCCGAGGCCGAGCTCGAAGCCAGTATCAAGCTCACCCAGGGAGCCCGGCAGATGGAGGAAAGCCCCATTGCCCTTGAGCTGCGTCGCCTGCAGATGCTTTCTGAAATCGGTATCGACAACAACACCACGACCATTGTGATGGTACCCTCCGAATTTACCCAGGCCGCTAAAAGTTTGACGCAACTGGCCGGGAAGGCGTAA